A stretch of Edaphobacter lichenicola DNA encodes these proteins:
- a CDS encoding M14 family metallopeptidase → MRVGSSVGLVFVAALVWGAVARGQTVADVSLQPHAVGSVPCAPSGDATWMTPAEKSCYATTPDYAETMAYLNRVQSAAPGQVKIEAFGKTGEGRELDVVVVSRDGVFDPSELHKAKRPIVLVQNSIHAGEMDGKDACLALLRDMVISKTKASLLERAVFVFIPIYNADGHERRSAYNRINQAGPAEMGWRGNGTNLNLNRDYLKLDTPEARAFNSMFHRWLPDFFVDDHVTDGADYQYDVTFTIDDGPNVPRGTAKWVDEVATPTLEKYVDSHGHLASPTYINFVNDNDPGEGLGFNDDPPRFSTGYVILEGRPGMLVELHMLKDYKTRVTGNYEILAGLMELMNRDADKVIALNAAADKEAEALGAHPLGNVMYPLALGWSGDTTPFLFRGYKYTRELSAVSGAMRVEYSHEPWNVSLPFQTGFKVKAETRVPAAYIIPAQWVKVIDVLAAHQVEMERTTAVWTGDVETYQCAGMAWQEPPFEGRHPTFNGEAMHDPGKYGSCVLVREKRTFPAGSAVVRLNQRLSKVALEWLEPAGPDSALQWGFFDSIFEQREYGEAYVLESLAREMMAKDPKLKTEFEKKVASDPVFAGNAYARLEFFYERTPWFAANRVGQYPVGRLLSVDGVPVAR, encoded by the coding sequence ATGCGAGTTGGTTCCAGCGTTGGTCTGGTTTTTGTGGCGGCTTTGGTTTGGGGTGCAGTGGCGCGGGGGCAGACCGTGGCCGATGTAAGTTTGCAGCCGCACGCTGTGGGTAGCGTGCCTTGTGCTCCAAGCGGTGATGCGACTTGGATGACGCCGGCGGAGAAGAGTTGCTATGCAACTACTCCTGACTATGCGGAGACGATGGCTTATTTGAATCGCGTGCAGAGTGCGGCGCCGGGGCAGGTGAAGATTGAGGCGTTTGGGAAGACGGGTGAGGGCAGGGAGTTGGATGTGGTGGTGGTTTCGCGGGATGGGGTATTTGATCCTTCTGAGTTACATAAAGCGAAACGCCCGATTGTGCTGGTGCAGAACTCAATTCATGCCGGGGAGATGGATGGGAAGGATGCTTGCCTTGCGCTGCTGCGGGATATGGTGATCTCGAAGACGAAGGCGAGCCTGCTGGAGCGGGCGGTGTTTGTGTTTATCCCGATCTATAACGCGGATGGGCATGAGCGGAGGAGCGCTTATAACCGAATCAACCAGGCTGGGCCGGCGGAGATGGGCTGGCGGGGCAATGGGACGAACCTGAATTTGAATCGCGATTATCTGAAGTTGGATACGCCGGAGGCTCGAGCGTTCAACTCGATGTTTCATCGCTGGCTGCCGGATTTTTTTGTGGATGACCATGTAACAGATGGTGCGGACTATCAATATGACGTGACGTTCACGATTGATGATGGGCCGAATGTGCCGAGGGGAACGGCGAAGTGGGTGGATGAGGTCGCGACGCCGACGCTTGAGAAGTATGTGGACTCGCATGGGCATCTGGCTTCGCCGACTTATATCAATTTTGTGAATGACAACGATCCGGGGGAGGGGTTGGGTTTCAACGATGATCCGCCGCGGTTCTCGACAGGCTATGTGATTCTTGAGGGCCGGCCGGGGATGCTGGTTGAGCTGCATATGCTGAAGGACTATAAGACGCGCGTGACGGGGAACTACGAGATTCTTGCGGGACTGATGGAGCTGATGAATCGCGATGCGGATAAGGTGATTGCGCTGAATGCGGCGGCGGATAAGGAGGCAGAGGCGCTGGGCGCGCATCCGCTGGGGAATGTGATGTATCCGCTGGCGTTGGGATGGAGCGGGGATACGACGCCGTTTTTGTTTCGCGGATACAAGTACACGCGGGAGTTGAGTGCGGTTTCGGGGGCGATGCGGGTGGAGTATTCGCATGAGCCGTGGAATGTCTCGCTGCCGTTTCAGACTGGGTTCAAGGTGAAGGCGGAGACGAGGGTGCCGGCTGCTTACATTATTCCGGCGCAGTGGGTGAAGGTGATTGATGTGCTGGCGGCGCATCAAGTGGAGATGGAGCGGACGACGGCGGTGTGGACGGGTGATGTGGAGACGTATCAGTGTGCTGGGATGGCGTGGCAGGAGCCTCCGTTTGAAGGACGGCATCCGACGTTCAATGGCGAGGCGATGCATGATCCGGGGAAGTATGGGAGCTGCGTGCTGGTGCGGGAGAAGAGGACGTTTCCGGCGGGGTCGGCGGTGGTGCGGCTGAATCAGCGGCTGTCGAAGGTGGCGTTGGAGTGGCTGGAGCCGGCGGGGCCTGACTCGGCGCTGCAGTGGGGGTTCTTCGATTCGATCTTCGAGCAGAGGGAGTATGGCGAAGCGTATGTGCTGGAGTCGCTGGCGCGGGAGATGATGGCGAAGGATCCGAAGCTGAAGACGGAGTTTGAGAAGAAGGTGGCGAGCGATCCGGTGTTTGCGGGGAACGCGTATGCGCGGCTGGAGTTTTTCTATGAGCGGACGCCGTGGTTTGCGGCGAATCGGGTGGGACAGTATCCGGTGGGGCGTTTGCTGAGCGTTGATGGGGTACCGGTGGCGCGATAG